In Amia ocellicauda isolate fAmiCal2 chromosome 5, fAmiCal2.hap1, whole genome shotgun sequence, a genomic segment contains:
- the LOC136749790 gene encoding MIF4G domain-containing protein B: MENSGKEEYKIQSFDIETQQLLKTALKEPSTVDLEKVANVIVDQSLKDQVFSKEAGRICYTIVQAEAKQNNANVFRRNLLNRLQQEFKNREETRGRSLQEWVCYVTFICNVFDYLKVNNMPMMALVHPVYDCLFRLGQPDSLQNEEEVDCLVLQLHRIGDQLEKMNVQRMDELFFLLRDGFLLQEGLGSLARLLLLEVLEFRAGGWRLSDTAQKYYYSEVSD, encoded by the exons ATGGAGAACTCTGGCAAGGAGGAATACAAGATCCAGTCCTTCGACATCGAGACACAGCAGCTACTCAAAACTGCACTGAAAG AGCCGAGCACCGTGGATCTGGAGAAGGTGGCCAATGTCATTGTAGACCAGTCTCTGAAGGACCAGGTGTTCAGCAAAGAGGCCGGCAGGATCTGCTACACCATAGTCCAG GCCGAGGCCAAGCAGAACAACGCCAACGTGTTCCGGCGGAATCTCCTGAACCGACTACAGCAGGAGTTCAAGAACCGTGAGGAGACGCGCGGCCGCTCCCTGCAGGAGTGGGTGTGCTACGTCACGTTCATCTGCAATGTCTTCGACTACCTCAAG GTGAACAACATGCCCATGATGGCGCTGGTCCACCCGGTGTACGACTGCCTGTTCAGACTGGGCCAGCCGGACTCCCTGCAGAACGAGGAGGAG gtggACTGCCTGGTGCTGCAGCTGCACCGCATCGGTGACCAGCTGGAGAAGATGAACGTGCAGCGCATGGACGAGCTGTTCTTCCTGCTGAGGGACGGCTTCCTGCTCCAGGAGGGGCTGGGCTCGCTGGCCCGGCTGCTGCTGCTCGAGGTGCTGGAGTTCAGGGCTGGGGGCTGGCGGCTCAGCGACACGGCGCAGAAATACTACTACAGCGAGGTCTCCGACTGA
- the slc25a19 gene encoding mitochondrial thiamine pyrophosphate carrier, with protein sequence MVGYDPGVRGDKLTTGEVVKAGSAAGMVTRAIISPLDVLKIRFQLQIEQVSVRCRQARYQGLWQATQRIFSEEGVQAFWKGHVPAQLLSICFGAVQFASFECLTEFVHKATPYNSRTAGVHFVCGGLAACSATVACQPLDTLRTRFAAQGEPKVYRNLRHAVSTMYRSEGALTFYRGLTPTMIAVFPYAGMQFFFYNIFKKVYLWILRRDAHTTDNFGNLVSGSCAGVISKTLTYPFDLFKKRLQVGGFEEARTHFGKVRSYQGLADCVLSIAQEEGLQGFFKGLSPSLLKAAVSTGCTFFCYELFCNILFGLRRRTEPKEQSGGGTRDV encoded by the exons ATGGTGGGCTATGACCCCGGGGTGCGGGGGGACAAGCTGACCACGGGGGAGGTGGTGAAGGCCGGCTCGGCGGCAGGCATGGTGACCAGAGCCATCATCAGCCCCCTGGACGTCCTCAAGATCCGATTCCAG CTGCAGATCGAGCAGGTGTCTGTGCGCTGTCGCCAGGCCCGGTACCAGGGACTGTGGCAGGCCACCCAGCGCATCTTCTCCGAGGAGGGCGTGCAGGCATTCTGGAAGGGCCATGTTCCCGCACAGCTGCTGTCAATCTGCTTTGGGGCGGTCCAG TTCGCCAGTTTCGAGTGCCTGACGGAGTTCGTGCACAAGGCCACtccctacaacagcaggacgGCGGGTGTGCACTTCGTGTGTGGGGGGCTGGCTGCCTGCTCCGCCACCGTGGCCTGCCAGCCGCTCGACACCCTGCGCACCCGCTTCGCCGCGCAGGGGGAGCCTAAG GTGTACCGTAATCTGAGGCACGCCGTGTCCACCATGTACCGCTCAGAGGGCGCCCTGACGTTCTACCGCGGCCTGACGCCCACTATGATCGCCGTCTTCCCCTATGCTGGCATGCAGTTCTTCTTCTACAACATCTTTAAGAAAGTCTACCTGTGGATTCTGCGGAGGGACGCCCACACCACAG ATAACTTCGGTAACCTGGTGAGTGGCAGCTGCGCCGGGGTCATCAGCAAGACCCTCACCTACCCCTTCGATCTGTTCAAAAAGAGGCTGCAAGTGGGGGGATTCGAGGAGGCCAGGACACACTTTGGGAAG GTGCGGTCGTACCAGGGTCTGGCGGACTGTGTGCTGAGCATCGCGCAGGAGGAGGGTCTCCAGGGCTTCTTCAAGGGCCTGTCCCCCAGCCTGCTCAAAGCGGCTGTGTCCACCGGCTGCACCTTCTTCTGCTACGAGTTGTTCTGCAACATCCTGTTCGGCCTGCGGCGCAGAACAGAGCCCAAAGAGCAGAGCGGAGGAGGAACGAGGGACGTGTGA